The Gossypium arboreum isolate Shixiya-1 chromosome 2, ASM2569848v2, whole genome shotgun sequence region CCTTGGGTGAACGAATTCTATGACCACTTCAAAAAGACTATAGAGTTCTGTACTGCCCTTAAGAATTGCCTCAAGCATGCTCGAAACAATCACGGAATCATTGAGTTGGCAGTTAAGTGTTACGATGAGGAGGACAAATTAGAAGTCAGGACCGACGAGAAGAAATCTGTTATGGCATTGGAGGAATTGAGGAGGTTCAAAACAGCTGAAGAGCCTTAAGGAGTTCATTGTACTGAAAGGCACGACCCGTTGGCGGCAAGAATCGATGCAAGGGAAGATGCGAGCTTGGAGAGGAACGCTCGAAAAGAAATGGGAGTCATTGGAAACATGGAGGAGGGTGTCGGATGCCTTGTTTGTTGCTGCTTTCATATCTGTGTTGGTTTTTTCCGCGGTGGGGGCAGCCTTGTCCGTGAAGCTTGTAGTGACTGCTTTGACTAGTGTATTGACAGTTGCTATAGTTCCGCCATGGAAATGGTACGACGAGTGTTGGAATCATAACAAGGAAAAGGTGAAAAAGCAGAAGAAATTAACAAATACAATGTTGTTCTTTGCTCCTTGTACAATCGACATAAGCGGGGATGTGGGCCTATTGGAAATTAAGATCAAGTCACTGATGAGGACCATTGATATCGTGCTCGGAGAAGAATATTTGTTGAAGGTCGCAATGAATGAGATCAATGAAAAGTCTATACATATTGTGAAAACCATCACAGATTTGCTTTGGCAGGCCGATAACTGTGGTCGTAATATTAGGAAGAATTGGCAAAAGATTTTGCAGCAGATGATAGACTATCCTTGGGAACTTTAGAAATTGTATATCTATCCGAGTTTACATCATATTGGTTTTATACGCATTCAAGTTTATGATCACATATTATATATGATATGGTGTTGTATAAGATGATGTGATATGTGTTTCTTAGATTGGAGTATATTCGTttgtaaatttgtaattttttgaacagattgattgataaaataaattcatttattatattaatatactttgtataattgttCTTATATGATTTTTGCATGTAAAGCAAAGTAGAAGTAAGTATTGCTCATtaattgtctaatgtttaaactaatattaaACGATATTACAAGTTCGGATCGTAATATGAAAAGATAGCTTGTATTAGTAAACGAATCTAACTAGTAGACGAATCTAATTAGTAGACGAATCTAAACATGTTCTTAatctaatcagaaatgagcaaaccgattaAAAGACTAATAAATCGTAAATTAAGTCTAATTGGGGAAATGCTTTATTTTAGGTATCGGAGCAGATAACTCTTAGAAGATAAAGACATGGATGTGATTGACTGGACTAACAGTAAATCAGATTGGacccaagaaaataaattttgaatccatttataaatttattcactTGTTACATTCATAATGTGACATATCTAAATCCTAAGTGGATAACATGCTATATATACATGACTCGTATATCCTAAGTAGATAACAGGCTATATATACATGACTCGTAtaatttgatgtaagtaaaattttgagttcaAATATGTAAGGTATCAAAAGTTGTTACGTTAGGTATACAATTTCTACAATATATAGTGTCATTTACAACAATGAAATTCATAACCCGAGACATAAATAAATGATATTCTCATTTTGAGATTACATGGTTAATGAAAAATAAACATGGTTATGGGTCTTTCGTGTTTGTGATGAATTACTTAGTTataatttgatagtaattgatttttcatgaaagaaTATGTAATAgttatcataaaataaaataaaattatattaaaagaaTGAAtattatccaaaaaaaaaaaaaagactaaggatatcctataagggtagcACACTTATTACAAGCTCATTGGGCAGACACTGATCGAGTTTCTTTCGTAATGATATATTGTTAGGGAGAgcttagtcacgatactatagcgGAATGATTTATAACTAAATGAGTTATAAAATCATTAGCCCTAATCACATATGTTCAATCAGTCTCAATGCTAGCTTattgaaattagaaatgaattgcatgttgaatcaaataaaaagaaatttatatAAATGGTGAAAATGAAGAATAAGAAACATTTGTAAATTATTATGGTtttcttcaaaataaaaaaaatgaaaatggagaaatagaattatttgaaaatgaatgtggttttcttcAAAATGAAAATAGTTTgaaatgaatttatatttttgaattaaataaagttcaaaacttaaaataaatcatttggtaACGAGGAACAGTTGAATGTAGAATAGATTTTTTATGGTAAAGCAttataattttaatgaaattagaattagattgagaaaattatttaattggaaaaaaaatttagatatttattttggaaaatgaAAAAATGAATATCGGGTtaaatcaaattataaaatactGGATTAAAAGTGTATGAAGTACTTGTAATTAGACCCAATATGGGAGAGATCCAAAAGCCCCTAATGTTAATGAAGGGATGACAAACCCTAATATTATTAACTAATGTTGTCGCCCTATATATTTCTAATTAGTTTTCTAATTGaaataaacttttatattttaaaaagggTTTTACTTCTTCTCTCTATGCTTGACTCATAtgttttgatgtaagtaaaagtctgagttcaaatagataagaaacCGAAAACTGATGCATTAGGTATGCGACTTTTGCAATATATAGCATCATTCACATTAGTAAAATTCATAACCTGAGACatgagtaaatgatatcctcacattggcattacatggttgatgaaaagtaaatgtggttacgggtcgttcgtctttgtgatgaatgacttaattattatttgataataATTAACTTTTCATAAAGGAAGATGTAGTTATTACTAGACCTGCTCATGGGTCGGGCTACCCGGCTCGGCCTGGAGGCCCGCCCGAAATgtaggagggtttgggcaaaaatataggcccgaaaaatgggcttggaaaaAAATAaagcccgtttaaaaaatgggcaGGGCCTCGAGTAAGGTATTTTTGGCCCAGGCCTGGCTCGGTccggcccggcccgaattcattaaatgacaaaaaaattctgctattttttcttttgtttttgaatgttattttcttgttgttttcttcctattttgctaccatattaTTATTAGTTGctcctattttgttgttattatttggatattgtataaaacttattttattattaattttgttattattttaaaggcatttgttaattttattattattttagaggtatttgcttgttaagttgcatctatcttagtgttatttaagtctacatattttttaaaatttattttcaatttgttggaaaatatttattttgattttttagtatttttgatgtattatatgtatttaaaaattatataaaataatataaaaataaatactggTTGGGCCCGggttttagtaattttatttggGTCGGGCTAGGGCAAAATTTTAAGCCTATTTTTTGGGCCCAGCCCGGTCCGAGCCCAATGAATGGGcataaatttttagttgagcttGGCCCATGGTCACCTCTAGttattaccatgagataaaataaaatcatatttagAGAACAAATATTATTTCAAAAAGATTAAAGAtgtcatatgagggtaacacacttatgacaagctTATTAAACAAGCACTGATCAAGTTGTTTTCATAATAGTATGTTGTTAGGGAGAGCTcgatcatgatactatagtgaaaTAACTTTATGactaaatgaatttataattaataggtgaaaagttaGAACTTAATTGTAAATCATTTAAGCCCTAATCACATATGTTCAATCAAACCTTCTACTAGCTTTtcgaaaccagaaatgaattgcatgctGAATAAAGTAAACAGAAATTGATGAAAGTGgtgaaaatgatgaaataagaAACATTTAGTAATGATTATAATTttctctaaaataaaaataaaaatagagaaaTAGAATCATTTAAAATGAATGTGactttctccaaaatgaaaatgaagaaaGTGTAGAAATGAATCTACATTTTTGAATTAAATGgagtttgaaaatgaaaataaatctttTGGTAATGGTGAAtcgttgaatgtagaaatattaaatatattttctcataaattctTTTACGATAAAGTCGTCATGATTTTAATGGAATTATAATTGGGTTAAGAAGattatttaattcaaaaaatATTGAGATGTTTGTTTggggaaataaaaaaataaatatagaaTTGGATCGTACTATAAAATACTTGGTTAAAAGTGTAAGAAATATTTGTAATTGGACCCGATATAGGAGATGTCCAAAAACCTCTCATGTTAATGAGGGGGATGACAAACCCTAATATTATTAATTGGGTGTCTCCTTCTATACTTTTACCTAGACTAAAAGTTTATTTTTGTGGTTAAAATAAACTTTTACAATTCAATAAGAGTTCTACTTCTTCTCCCTATCAATAGATGACACCGGTAGGGTTAAATATACAAATTTCAGATATTGttatttttcctgaaaatagaaagTGTTTTATTCTCtaagtatttgaatatagtttctaaaattaatttttttttggttttattgAGAAGAAATTTTCTGTTTTCACACTAAAACAAAGAAACTATTTCTGGTTTTAAATTTGATTCAAATCATTTGAACACACACTCGAAATAGTTTGTAGTACGAGAATAGTGAAGAAGGTCGATTGAAAGCCAATAACGACAATGCTCCTTCTAGTTGAAAACACAGGTGCTACTTCATTTATTGCTAGAAATATCACAAACcaagttgatttttaaaatttttattttttgttgtgCAAGAAAACTATTTTCGAATCGAATTTTTTAACAATcagtatcagagtcaagttgtgATATGTTTATAGTGTAAATCGAGACTTAAATTCTCTATCTTCTTTATGTGTGATTAATTTTGATAAGATGTGACATTCTTGTAATTGTATGCATGTTTAGAAGAAAATATGTGAATGAatgtataatattattttattgttatgtaTGATAAATTAATTTTGTCGAATTTGTGATTCTTAGAAAATTAAATGTAACTAATTAACTTATCGGGCATGTATATTTTAGATGTGGATTATTATTTCCACATAgagtttagttttatttttctagaataaAATTTGTGAGCgaaaatagatataaaataattGGATGTGTTGTGTCTTAGACTAATCAATAAGATAATTTGATTGGTTAAATTAGTTAACATGTGAATTAATTCAGATTGaaccaatttaaattttaaaaacttttaagtTATTTTAGTTTGAGTCAATTTCGGATTTGGGTTTAGGTTATTCAAATTTtgcatatatatgtatacatttaTTACAAATATCCCCCCTTCCATTATGGGCCAAAGATAATTGTTTTTTCCACATTAGCTATCTTTATTCTACTCTCCAATTATCATAAGCTAGAGAAATAAAAACCAAAGCTTCACTCCCAAGTTTGGCCTTTGAAACCCCTCCTTTAAGTTGAAAGAGACGATGTTTCAAGTAGTAGACGACACTTTTCCTCATTTCCCTTCAAATTTCTCAACTTCCTTCGACCTTCATTTCCTGCATTGACTCAATGCATTTCCCTTCACCCCCCCCAAAAAAAGCCCCCTTTTTTAGCTCTCTCTGTGTGTAAAGTTTGCTCCTTTGGGTGGCTGGATTATAGCTTTTTCAGCTTATTTGCTAAGGATTTCAACTGAGAAGAACTTTCAGGTACTTTTTAGCTTGTGCATTTATCGAATCTCTCAAAGATTTAATCTTTTTGGTCTATATGCTTGAAAACTATCTCTGAGTTTTTTAAGATCTTGCTCAAGCTTTTCTTATTTTGTTCATTTGTTGAACTTCAAGAACATATTGTGTGGAtttttttagggatttttgtGTGAAAAAACCGTATTTTTCACTTGATTACTGGGTTTTATTTAGATTTGTGGATTATTAAATGCAATTTTAGCTAGAATTGATGTTTGTAGTGAAGCTTCATGTTAAGATACGAGTTATTTTAGGGTTAAAGTACCTGGAAGGTCCCTGCATTATAGGTACCGGATCAGATTAGTCCCTCTATTgttaaatggatcaatttagtcACTGTAATCAAATAAGTTCAAATTGTAAGAGTTAAATTAGCACGTAAACTGATGTGTGTGTGTATGTAATGCTTTTGGGTTTTTTAAGGTATTCTCCATTACCATTTTGAATCTTTATCAGCCATGATGGGATGTCAATCGAGTAAAACCAAAGGGGGTAATGCCGAATCGATATCGCAAGTTAAACCGGATTCTCAGTTAGAAGCTGATTTGAGTTCGTACGAGGCTGCTTGTAGACAAGATTCAACTCTGCAACATTTCGATGTGACTCTCCAGGAACATACTAACAGTGTCATCGGCACGCTTGCGGTCAGTTCGGGTGTTCAATCGATATCCTTTAACACGCTCCAAGAGGTTACCTGTTGTCTTCTCGAAACAAATCAGGCAGTAGTGAAAGTCATTTTGGAATGTCAAAGAGATATATGGAACAATTCAGAGTTATTTTCTTTGGTTGAGGAATACTTTGAGAACAGCAAGAAGACTTTAGATTTTTGTACCATGCTCGAGAATTGCCTCAAACGAGCTCGGAATGATCAGTTGATTATTCAATTGGCGGTTAAGTATTTCGATGAAGAGGTCGGGTTAGAAGTTGGGGTCAATGAGAAGAAATTCGTGAAGACCTTGGAAGAACTGAGGAGATTTAAAGTAGCTGACAAGCCCTTCCCGAAGGAGTTCTTTGTACTGTTAGATTTGGTCCGTAAGCAGCAAGAATCGATGCTAGGGAAGTTGCTAGTTCGGAAAAGGAAGCTTGATAAGAaattaaaatctttaaaaacaTGGAGGAGAGTGTCGAATGTCTTGTTTGTAGCAACGTTTGTCTCCGTGTTGATTTTTTCCGTGGTGGCAGCAGCCGTATCTGCACCACCTGTTGTGACAGCTTTAGCAAGTGCATTGACGGTTCCTATCGGTTCGGTTGGAAAATGGTGCACCTCTCTTTGGAAGCGGTACGAGAAAGAGGTGAAAGAGCAGATGGGGTTAACAACCACAATGGAGCTCTTTGCTCGCATTACGATTTATGATATGGATGACATAAGGGTGCTCGTGACCAATTTAGAGATTAAAATCGAGTCATTATTGAAGACTGCCAATTTTGCACTCGGTGAAGAAGATGCATTGAAGCTTGCAATGGATGAAATCAAGAAAAAGTTAGGAGAATTTATGGAAATCATCGAGAAATTAGGTCAACAAGCCGATAAGTGTAGCCATGATATTAGGATGGCCAGGGCAGTGATTTTGCACCGGATGATGACACACTCTAGCACATCAACAACCGGAGACATGCCTTTGGATCTCTAGCAACAATGTACCAACCTCGCCATCTTTGTCTTATACCGAATATTTACGCTCTCGAGATAATGAAATCCCGCAGCTACTCATAAGGTGAATAGTTATAAAAATGCCAATTCTGAAACGGACCTGCCAGTCCAATGTTATATACAATGTTTTCGATGATATCTAATACATGCTTGTTTCATAGTAGGTGTTGTTGTTGTTGTACTTCACATTGTAACGGTTTTATGGATATTCCCGTAAGGCCGGTTTTGTTCGGACCGATTTTCCGTTGATGAACCGGATCTCTTTGTTACCTTTAGCAATAGAGTAATTTGTGaaagttgaaagagttaattgAAAGAATCTGAATTCTCATAACTTCATACTAAAAGGAAGTGTTTGTTTAAAACTTCCACATGATTGAATTAGATGTGTTGAACTTCATCAATgtgttgaaaattaaaataaaaataaatatttattttggttttagtcCCTCTATTATGCTATCATTTAAGATTTGATTtttcttactttaatatttttaattgtgtgattgtgtgaatttttttaaattatagctTTAAGCATTCCATTAACATCATTAactaataatgttattaattccAACATGTTGATAATGTTGATAATgttataatgattaaattatatgagttgattaaaatttaaatttcattcaTATCAATTCACAAATTAATTGGTTTCTTTCTCTTATTTCAAGTGgtgtattttattataaaaataccatGAGTAAGTGGCAAAATCTCTTTTTTAGCTTATCTACTccttaaaatttgaaagtttgatCGTGATTCAAATGATAACCAATATTTCAAAATTAGATTGGTGATTGAATTAATTAGATCATCAATTTATTGATTTGattgatttaattaaaaattataaaaaaaaaaaatttggttcaacCAGTTTTATAAGTAAACTGACCCGACTTCTTATTATAGATTAGTACCTTAACTAATTTCCCATCCAACTGATTCAGTTAAAAAAACTTTGATGGTAACTATTAAATTCGtaatatcaaattttattattttaaaaaaagttaTTTAGCAAATATATCAACTTATGTATTAGTTTAGGTTGCAGAGAATCCAATTACTTTAAACTGAATGGTATATGTGTAAGTGTTTGTTGACTCACCAAAAACAGAACACAATAAAACAAGAGATCAAAACTGTAAAGTGATGTCCGAATGATTTAATTAACACGTTTACAGACAGTTATCCATTTCCCACATTGCcaaaggtttttttttatttatttaatagtatattagTCATGTTAATTTTTTAATAGAAGAGAGAGACAAAGCTTTAATAGCAACGTGATTAATACGATTTAAACTTGGATTATATTTAAGATAGTAAATATTTTGATCATTAGGTCAACACATGGGGTTTATGTCAATTTCAATAGTAagaatggatggaattttaatagaaaaaattaatttactctttgatttaatacgtataaaataatttatatatttttaaataaaataaatataatttaactcaTACAAAAGCTTCGTTGAtacttttactttttaaattctGATCTTTTGTTCGCTTAAGTTTATGGCATTAgattatgttttaatttatttatttacatctAAAGacactaaaatttttatttttacttttggtttaaaaaatatttttattcaaaaatatttttaaaaactcaaaagctctattatttaataatatttttatagttttttataTAAGAAatacttatttaaaaaaaaaaaaacttaatcttTGTTCACTAATTACGTCCAAACTTACATTTCTGTCAATTTCCACGGCCGACACTTTCTGGGTCAACGTTGATTTATTTATATAGTTTACACAAATAAAAACTTTACTCTCACAGTCAGGGTCTTTGAACCCTCGGCTAAGTGCTGACACTTGAAAACCCTTTCTGAGTTTTTAGTGTGAGAAGACGATCTTAGATCTGTGTATTAGCATTTGAATCTATTATCAGCCACGATGGCATCATCTATTAGTTCTGAACCGTCATTCATAATTGAAGTGCAACCGGATTCCCGATCCGAAGCTGGATCGAGCTTGAACAGGGTTGCTAATAGTGATAGTGATACTCTCCCGAATCGTACTCACAATGTCATCAACTCACTTGCGGTTGATTCGAACTTGAAGTCTTTCATGAAGGAATATTTCGACAACCTCAAAAAGACTCCAGAGTTCTGTACTGCCTTTAAGGATAGCCTCGAACATGATCGAAACAATCACGGAATTATTGAGTCGGCGGTTAAATGTTATGAGGACAAATTAGAAGTCGGGACCGTCGAGAGGAATTCCGTTGAGGCCTTGGAGGAACTGAGGAGGTTCAAAGCAGCTGAAGAGTCTTTCGTTCAGAAGTTCCTTGAACAGAAAAGAATGGCCCATATGCGGTACGAATCGATGCAAGGGAAGGTGTGTGCTCGGAAGAAAACGCTCGAAAAGAAAGTGGAATCATGGGAAACATGGAGGAGGGTGTCAGTGGCCTTTCTTGTTGCCGCTTTTATTTCCATGTTGGTTTTTTCCGTGGTGGCGGTAATCATATCCGCAAAGCCTGTCATAACAACTTTGGCAGGTGCGTTGACGACTGCTATAGTTCCGTTGGGAACATGGTGCAACAAGTATTGGAAGCGGAACAAGGAAAAGATAAAGATGAAGAAGAAGTTAACAGCTATAATGGAGATCTATGGTTCTAGTGCAACCACCATATGGATGCAAGTTGAAGAATTGGAAATTAAGAAAACGTCACTGTCTCACTCCGTTGATTGCGTGCTCACAGAAGGATATACTTTGAAGGTTGGGATGGATGATATCAACGAAAAATTGAAACATGTTACTTCTATCATCACAGATTTGCTTCGAGAGACCGATGGCTGTAGCTGTAAATTTAGGACGGATTGGGAAGGGATTCAGCGGCAGATGATGCTCATGCTCTAGCACATCGACCGGAGAGCGAAGACAATCCCTTGGGAACTCTAGCAATGACATACCTCACCGTATTTATGGCGTATCGGTTTTACATTCCGATTTATATGCATTCAGGTTTGTGATTAAATAAATGATCTAATGCTAAACAGGTGTTATTGTACTTTAGTCTCTTAAAGTGCTATCCCTATTCCCCCGAATCCGGTTTTCTTTGGACCGATTTCGGCGATGAATTGGAACTCTTTGTTACcttgaaaataaatattattatattgacaATGCTTTAAATTGGATATGTATATTCAGCTGTGAGAATGcatacatttatttatatatgtgtgtgatgCAATGCTGCTATGTTCTTAGTGTTGATTGAATCATTAGCCCCTGATCTCCATGCTTGTTTCCTAGCAGTGATGTTGGACTTTAGTCTCTTAAAGTGCTATCCCTATTCCCCTAATCCGGTTTTCTTCGGACCGATTTCGGGGATGAATCAGAACTCTTTGTTACcttgaaaataaatattattacatTGACAAATGCTTTAAAATGGATATGTACATTCAGCTGTGAGAATGCATACATTTATTTATGTGTGTGTGATGCAATGCTGCTATGTTCTTAGTGTTGATTGAATCATTAGCCTCTGATCTCCATGCTTGTTTCCTAGCAGGTGTTGTTGTACTTTAATCTCTTAAAGCGCTATCCCTGTTCCCCCTAATCCGGTTTTCTTCAGACCGATTTTGGGGATGAATCAGAACTCTTTGTTaccttgaaaataaaaattattatattgacAAATGCTTTAAATTGGATATGTACGTTCAGCTGTGAGAATGcatacatttatttatatatgtgtgtgtgatgCAATGCTGCTATGTTCGTAGTGTTGATTGAATCATTAGCCCCCGATCTCCATGCTTGTTTCCTAGCAGGTGTTGTTGTACTTTAGTCTCTTAAAGTGCTATCCCTATTCCTCCGAATTCGGTTTTCTTTGGACTGATTTCGTCAATAAATCGAACTCTTTGTTACcttgaaaaaaaataatattacatTGACAAATGTTTTAAATTGGATATGTAGATTCAGCTGTGAGAATGCATACATTTATTTATATTGACAAATGCTTTAAATTGGATATGTACGTTCAGCTGTGAGAATGcatacatttatttatatatgtgtgtgatgCAATGCTGCTATGTTCTTAGTGTTGATTGAATCATTAGCCCCCGATCTCCATGCTTGTTTCCTAGCAGGTGTTGTTGTACTTTAGTCTCTTAAAGTGCTATCCCTATTCTGCCGAATCCGGTTTTCTTTGGACTGATTTCGGCAATAAATCGGAACTCTTTGTTACcttgaaaaaaaataatattacatTGACAAATGTTTTAAATTGGATATGTAGATTCAGCTGTGAGAATGGATACATTTATTTATATGTGTGTGTGATGCAATGCTGCTATGTTCTTAGTGTTGATTGAATCATTTGCCCCCGATCTCCATGCTTGTTTCCTAGCAGGTGTTATTGTACTTTAGTTTCTTAAAGTGCTATCCGTATTCGCCCTAATCCTGTTTTCTTTGGACTGATTTCGGCGATGAATCGGAACTCTTTGTTACCTTGAAAAGGAATATTATTACATTGACAAATGCTTTAAATTGGATATATACGTTCAGCTGTGAGAATGCATACATTTCTTTACATATGTGTGTGATGCAATGCTGCTATGTTCTTAGTGTTGATTGAATCATTAGCCCCCCATCTGCATGCTTGTTTCCTTGCAAGTGTTGTTGTACTTTAGTCTCTTAAAGTGCTATCCCTATTCCCCCGAATCCAGTTTTCTTTGGACCGATTTCGACGATAAATTGGAATTCTTTGTTACCTTAAAGAAAATATTATTTATCATTACATTGACAAA contains the following coding sequences:
- the LOC108479793 gene encoding UPF0496 protein At2g18630-like, with protein sequence MQGKMRAWRGTLEKKWESLETWRRVSDALFVAAFISVLVFSAVGAALSVKLVVTALTSVLTVAIVPPWKWYDECWNHNKEKVKKQKKLTNTMLFFAPCTIDISGDVGLLEIKIKSLMRTIDIVLGEEYLLKVAMNEINEKSIHIVKTITDLLWQADNCGRNIRKNWQKILQQMIDYPWEL
- the LOC108466153 gene encoding UPF0496 protein At2g18630-like — encoded protein: MMGCQSSKTKGGNAESISQVKPDSQLEADLSSYEAACRQDSTLQHFDVTLQEHTNSVIGTLAVSSGVQSISFNTLQEVTCCLLETNQAVVKVILECQRDIWNNSELFSLVEEYFENSKKTLDFCTMLENCLKRARNDQLIIQLAVKYFDEEVGLEVGVNEKKFVKTLEELRRFKVADKPFPKEFFVLLDLVRKQQESMLGKLLVRKRKLDKKLKSLKTWRRVSNVLFVATFVSVLIFSVVAAAVSAPPVVTALASALTVPIGSVGKWCTSLWKRYEKEVKEQMGLTTTMELFARITIYDMDDIRVLVTNLEIKIESLLKTANFALGEEDALKLAMDEIKKKLGEFMEIIEKLGQQADKCSHDIRMARAVILHRMMTHSSTSTTGDMPLDL
- the LOC108479800 gene encoding UPF0496 protein At2g18630-like, giving the protein MASSISSEPSFIIEVQPDSRSEAGSSLNRVANSDSDTLPNRTHNVINSLAVDSNLKSFMKEYFDNLKKTPEFCTAFKDSLEHDRNNHGIIESAVKCYEDKLEVGTVERNSVEALEELRRFKAAEESFVQKFLEQKRMAHMRYESMQGKVCARKKTLEKKVESWETWRRVSVAFLVAAFISMLVFSVVAVIISAKPVITTLAGALTTAIVPLGTWCNKYWKRNKEKIKMKKKLTAIMEIYGSSATTIWMQVEELEIKKTSLSHSVDCVLTEGYTLKVGMDDINEKLKHVTSIITDLLRETDGCSCKFRTDWEGIQRQMMLML